The Phragmites australis chromosome 1, lpPhrAust1.1, whole genome shotgun sequence genomic interval ttaatcagGGTTCGCACCCATCACCATTATCAAACTGGAAGAAACTCGAGCAATTGCACTTGCACCTGCACCTATGCCTCGTTTAATTAAGAGTATACACACGCACCACATCGAATGAGAAAGCTCATGCACGCACCGTTTTTTAGTATAAGTTGGACGCATGCACACCATATGACCATGGTCTCTCTGCAAATTTCATAGTGGGCATCGAGTTTGTGCGGTTGCCTCGGCCGATGAAACATCTCGTCCTGCCAATGTCGCCATGTTTTAGTGCATTTGGTTTGCTGATCAGGCCGTCCGAATTGATGCCACTCCAAACAAGGTCATCCGGTGCTTTCGAGTCTGACTAGTTGGTCATAAAAAATGAGTTGTTTGGTTCGTTACGGAGGACAACTCGAAGACAAATGACATGGTCATGCGACGCAATCCAAACAGGCTGATAGTCCTGGAGCAACCGGCGACGCAATCCAAACACACTAAAGCGATCCGATTAAGGGCATGACCAACACAGGTAGTCATCAATGGTAGCCTGAGCAAAAAATTGTACTCCACGTAGGCACACATGTGATGAGACTATTGTCCTGCCAACCTCAGCCACACATACTTTTTACTACTCGGTCGCACCATTCTCTCCCATCTTCCCCTCACATGTTGCTTTCCTTCCTCTGAACGAAAAAAAATCTATGCAGTTCTACATACGTTTTCTCACGTAGCACCATCGGAATGGTTGTTACTTGTCTCTAACGTAGATCTCGAAACGATGAATGAGATACACTCAATATTAATCATATATGTTAAGTAATAAGTATGTATAATAATTTTTCATTTGGACGCTTTGAGATAAGATACAAAGCTGCAAGAGGGTACGTTGGCAGCTTCCCATGCACCGCTTGCTTTTCTGGTTTTTCTGACTTGGAACACGCTCTCTGTGCACCAAGCAGCCGCAACCTGCAGAAGCGCCACTGACAACCAGCAAACTACCGTTTCACTGCCACCGCGGCATCCGAACCTAGTTGGCACCCAGCTGAGTCACCTTGTTGGCCATGCCCTACTTAAGAACACATGGATAGGAATCGCAAGGGGccggaagaggaaggggaatcAACAGGGAATCATGATAGTTATTTTCACTAAACAACTCCTTATCAAATTAATAATGGTGGATCCTCCTGATTCAGTTTTACCAGTACAACAAAAATAGTGACGAATCATTGCCATATCTTCAGTGGAATTTATTTAATTAGGGTAGATGCTTATGGTTATGTGTTTAAGGAAGGAGAGTATTAAGTccttatataaaaattataattttcaacGTGAATAAAGACTATACGTGCttaaatatgattaactatCTTGTTAGCATTAATATAAATAACGGTGTTTAAATAAGCATCTTGCTGTTCGCTTAAACACCTCAGTTACCTCAGTTGAGAAAAgactctatttttttcataaacacATGATCTGAGCACCCTCATTATACATGCTCTTATATCCCTACTAAATAAGTGCCTCCAaatttttcagttttcacacaataaaaagGCAACTCTTCTCCAATCAAATCTGGCTATCTAGCTAGCTGAATCAccataattaagcatgcatatataCTACAGTTCATACAAATCGTACTGCTCCCTTTCGTCTTCCCGTAATTACCATATACGTTACACTAACCCCCCTATTAGTATTGGAAAGTATTAGCCCTGCAGAAATTACTGGCGAGTTACCGTGTTCCAGGTTTGGAGTAGGACGCCATCGCCATGGAAGCGACGATGTCTCGCGTGCTTCTCCTCTTTGCGCTCCTCCTCGCCGGGCAACGCGGCTGCACGGCGTCCGGTGCCGGTGGGTTCAGCATGGAGTTCATCCACCGTGACTCCGCCAGGTCGCCGTTCCACGACCCGGCGCTCTCCTCGCACGGCCGCATGCTCGCGGCCGCGCGCCGCTctctccaggccggggcgcacTATTCCCGCGGCGCGCCGCCCCCCGCCGCACCCGCGCCCGGCGACGGCGCCATGACCGAGGTCATCTCTAGGTCGTTCGAGTACCTGATGGCCGTGAACGTCGGCACGCCTCCGAGGCAGATGCTCGCCATTGCCGACACCGGCAGCGACCTCGTGTGGTTCAACTGCAGGAAaggcagcggcgacggcgacctCCACACGCCCTCCTCGGACGGCCCCGCGCCGCCGTTAGCTGCCGTGTTCACCCCATCCAGCTCGTCAACGTACGGCCTCGTGAGCTGCCAGTCCAATGCGTGCCAGGCGCTCAGCGAGGCCTCATGCGACGCTGTCTCCAACTGCCAGTACCAGTATTCGTACGGTGATGGCTCCCGGACGATCGGGCTCCTCTCCACCGAGACCTTCAGTTTCGGCGACGGCCGCGCCGCGCGCCGGGTGCGCGTGTCCAACGTCTACTTCGGCTGCTCCACGTACTCCGCCGGCACGTTCCACTCCGACGGGCTCGTGGGGCTCGGCGGCGGGGCTTTCTCTCTCGTGACGCAGCTCGGAGCCGCGACGTCGTTCGGGAGCAAGTTCTCCTACTGCCTGGTCCCGTTCTACTCCGCCAACTCGTCGTCCACCCTCAACTTCGGCGCCAGGGCAGTCGTGTCGGAGCCTGGCGCGGCGACCACGCCGCTGGTGCGCTCGGACGTGGACTCGTACTACACCGTGGCTCTCGAGTCCGTCGCGGTCGGCGGGTGGACGGTCGCGTCCAACCGCTCTCGGATCGTCGTGGACTCTGGCACGACGCTCACGTTCCTGGACCCGGCGCTTCTGCGTCCGTTGGTGAGCGAGCTGGAGCGGCGGATCACCCTGCCGCGGGCGCAGTCGCCGGAGCAGCTGCTGGAGCTGTGCTATGACGTTGGGGGGAAGCCCCAGGGGGAGTGGGGGATCCCGGACGTGACGCTGCggttcggcggcggcgggacgGTGACGCTGCGGGCGGAGAACACGTTCGCGGTGGTGCAGGAGGGGACGTTGTGCCTGGTGGTGGTGCCCGTGTCGGAGGGGCAGCCGGTGTCCATCCTCGGGAACGTCGCGCAGCAGAACTTCCACGTCGGGTACGACCTCGACGCGCGCAGCGTCACCTTCGCGGCCGCCGACTGCACCCGCTCATCGGCCTCCTAATGCATGCCGCCATGGCCGTCCGTGTGTAGCTAGCTGATCACCATTCTCAATAATGATCACTACGTATTTGATCAATATACGGTGCTTTGTATGAAAAAACAAGGGTTCTTTTGCAATGTTTGTGTGTTGGATGAACTCGACATGATGCAAGGTTCAAGGGGTCAAAAACGTAGACCAATCGAACATGGGTCAATATTTCTTTTACTTTATGGGCAATGGTCCATGTTTGTTGAAGAAAATTTTCGGCCGAAGCCCATGGGCCTAAGACCTGTCTCCATAATAAAAGTTTTTTTAGATGGACACGTGTTCACTAAATTCTATTGCTAGCAAAATCGTTAGCCTATTACAAACTTGAGGACAATATGAAACTCGAagcaaaataaaatttaaatctaataaaaacttcaactcaTGAACTAACCTTCCAACAGCAGAAATGTCGTACTTCGAAACTTCAATAGCTTGTTTCACCATGATAGAATCCGTCTCCAGAATGATATTCCCCATACCATACTCCATTGCTACTCTCACAGCTTTTAAACATGCCAAAAGTTCCCCTTGAAAAGCATATAAAACATTCGAGATTTTACTTGCTCCTGAAACTATAGCATCGCCAGCATTATCTCTCATGATAAAACCCCATCCACTAGTATATGTCGAGATAGAAAAGGCTCCATCTGCATTAATCTTTACAAGATCAACTTCTGGCATTTTTCACTTCGCTTGTATCTTCAAATAATTCCGCTTCTCTCTCATAAACACCTGTTCATAATCCCATGCAATCTTGTGTATGATATGTGCCAATGCTTTTGGCACTCTTCCTTGTTCCTCTTCTTGAATTCTATTTCTACCCCTCAATCAAATCCACATGGGAGTTGATACTAGGATCCTCTTCTTCTTATCCATGGCCACAATTGACCTGATCACGGTCTGAGCCGATTGGCATGCACCCAATTTCTCCCGTTCATTTTCTAAAAGCAGACTACTCCATACTTGTTTCACAAATTTGCATTAAAAAACACAAATGACAACCATCCTCATCAAGCCGATGACAGAAAAAATAGCGTGTAGCATCATCCACACCTCTTCCTCTCATATTTGTGCATAGAACAAGAGAGTTATATGAAAGCCTCCAGAAAAAAATGTTTAAGTTCACCGGCAGGCAGCTTCATGCTCCAACGTTGTCGTGGCAGCTCGGCGTCGCCGAGATTCACGTTGGCTTTGGAGGCTTGGCGATTGCGGCACGCTGGCAGTTGTGCGTGGCCGGCATGGCGGGGGCTTGGAGGGCTGTTTCTTGAGGCCGAGCAGGTGGTTATCGTCACCTGTGGtgaaggcggcggcgggctACCGTGCTACTGCGATGTGCTGTGTACCGTGTGTTGCCGTGGTGCTGTTGTGTTTCTGCCATGGTGCTGCGCTCATCGCCGTGTGCTACCGTGGGCGGGCGTCCAATGTCGGCAGCACTATATTGTTTCCTGGCTCTTGGCGTTTTGCTTTGCTCCTCCCTTTGCTTGGCCTCCCCTCTTCTGTAGGTTGGACCCGTGGGGAGCTTTGTGACGCTATGATGGCTGTGGGTTGGTGCGGTTTCATGGAGGTGGCGTCCGACGGTGGCGGCATCGTGCCGTTCTCAGCTCCTGGCTTTGCattgctcctccccttgctcGGCCTCCTTCTCTTCTACAGGTTGGGTCCGTGGGGAGCTTCGTGACATCGGGCTATCTGTGGAATGGCGCGGTTGCGTGGAGGCAGTGTGGCTGCTTTGGTCTTTGCCTTTGCGCAGGCTGCCTGTGCGCGAGGGGCGGGTTGTGGGAGCCGCTGGCTAAAGCCTTGCCTGGTTTCTGGCCGGCATCAATGACAACGACGCCCTTAGGCGCCAttctcctccttggaggcatTGCCATGGCGTCTTATCACTTCCCTCCCTTGGAGTCTCTAGGTGAAAACCTAGTTCAGGTATCCAGACGGGCGATGGCAGTGTCTCTACGTCATATCCTCCTTGGAGGCATCGCTCTGGAGATCCATTTCTCACGCTGCGGTGGTCGTCGGCTTGGTGGCAGCTTGGTCAGGTTCAGTTTGAACCATCGGCTTCTTCTGTAGGTTTAACCCTATGCCCTCGATTCGTGGTAGTATCTGGTTTGGCACTTCTTGACAATAGTTTGTTCCGATGCGTGCTCCTTCGAAGCGACACGCTGCCGACTCGTGTGTCAGAGTGGTGGTGTGGGAGCGGGGCTCCACCGACTGAGTTGTGTTGTG includes:
- the LOC133930129 gene encoding aspartic proteinase CDR1-like; this encodes MEATMSRVLLLFALLLAGQRGCTASGAGGFSMEFIHRDSARSPFHDPALSSHGRMLAAARRSLQAGAHYSRGAPPPAAPAPGDGAMTEVISRSFEYLMAVNVGTPPRQMLAIADTGSDLVWFNCRKGSGDGDLHTPSSDGPAPPLAAVFTPSSSSTYGLVSCQSNACQALSEASCDAVSNCQYQYSYGDGSRTIGLLSTETFSFGDGRAARRVRVSNVYFGCSTYSAGTFHSDGLVGLGGGAFSLVTQLGAATSFGSKFSYCLVPFYSANSSSTLNFGARAVVSEPGAATTPLVRSDVDSYYTVALESVAVGGWTVASNRSRIVVDSGTTLTFLDPALLRPLVSELERRITLPRAQSPEQLLELCYDVGGKPQGEWGIPDVTLRFGGGGTVTLRAENTFAVVQEGTLCLVVVPVSEGQPVSILGNVAQQNFHVGYDLDARSVTFAAADCTRSSAS